GCGCGGGGCCGTCTGCCGCGTCGTCTCACGCTCGACCCTGCTCGATTCCAACCGCATGCGCTGCATTTCCTCGGTTCGCCGACACGCCATCCGACCCCGCGGCGCTGCGCCATGCTCGGTCCGGAGTTTCGGGACGGGCACTAACCCAGCATCAGGATGCGGCGAATGTCGCTCAGCATCGCGCATAGGTGGGTCGTCACGCGGGCGGCCAGCGCGCCGTCGATCACGCGGTGATCGTAGGACAGCGCGAGCGGCAGCATGAGCCGTGGCGCGAACTCCCCGTCCCTATACACGGGCTTGTGCACAGCCCTCGATACGCCCAGGATGGCGACTTCCGGAGCGTTGACGATGGGGGTGAACGCGGTTCCACCGATCCCGCCCAGGCTGGAAATCGTGAAGCTGGCACCGCGGATCTGGTCCAGGCGCAGTTTACCCTCCCGCGCCGCGGCGCTGGTTTCCGCGAGCTCCCTCGCGATGTCCATGATGCTCTTGCCATCCACGTCGCGCACTACGGGCACTACGAGCCCGTCGGGCGTGTCCACCGCCACGCCGAAGTGAAAGTACTGCTTGTACACAAGATGCTGGCCATCGCGATCCAGCGACGAGTTCACTTCCGGGTACGCCTTGAGGGTGGCCACGCAGGCTTTCATGATGAAGGCCAGGGGCGTCAGGTTGAATCCCTGCTCCTTGGCGGCCTGCTTGTTTTGCTGTCGGAACTGCTCCAGATCGGTGATGTCCGCTTCATCGTGCTGGGTGACGTGGGGTACATGCAGCCACGAGCGCTGCAGGCTGGGCCCAGAAATGCGCTTGATGCGCGACAGCGGCTTGCGTTCGATCGCGCCGAACTCGGCGAAGTCCACTTCCGGCATCTCCGGTAGCCCCAACCCACCGCGCCTGGCCTGTTCGATCTGTCGCTTGACGACGAGCTCGACGTCTTCCAAGGTGACCCTACCTCGGCGACCGGTGGGAGTCACGCGCTCGAGGTCGATCTCGAATTGGCGAGCAAAACGTCGCACGGCCGGACTGGCATGGACCTCGCCGTTTCCGGTCGCGCTGGTCCGAGCTTGAGCCGGCGCCGGTGAAACGGGAGCCGTGGCAGCGCTGGGCACGGCCTCGCTGGCCGGCAGGGTGGGGCCGGCCGTGGCCGCACGCTCGGATACCGATGCCGCCTGCGAGGAAACGGTGGAAACCGGCTCGCTCGGGGTCGGCGCGGGTGGGGGCTCGGGGCTGCTTTCGATTCCGGTTTCGATTCCGGCTCCGGCGGCTGCGGCGGCTTCCAGAAGCGCGATCACATGGTCGCTCGAGACCCGGTCGCCGACCTTGACCTTGATCTCCCTGATGGTGCCGGCCGAGGGTGCAGGCACGTCCATGGTAGCCTTGTCGCTTTCGAGCGTTACGAGCGAATCCTCGGCTTCGACGCGGTCGCCGACAGACACGTGCACGTCCGAGATCGGGACGTCTTCAAAATCGCCGAGATCGGGCACCTTGACTTCTGCTAGTTGGGTCATGAGCTAGGTCGTCCAGGGGTCGGGTTTGTCGGGGTCGATAGCATAGCGCTTGAGCGCCTCGTCGACGCGTGCGTTGTCTATCTTGTCCTCTTCGGCGAGCGCACGCAGCGCGGCAACGGTCACATAGCGCCGATCCACCTCGAAGAAATCACGCAAGCGCTCGCGCGTGTCGCTGCGTCCAAAGCCGTCCGTACCCAACGTGATGTAGCGGCGCGGCACGAAGGGGCGAATCTGGTCCGCGAAGGCCCGCACATAGTCCGACGAGGCGATGACCGGCCCCTGCCGCTTCGCGAGGCATTGCTCGACGTAGGTGCTGCGCTGCTTCGCGGTTGGACGCAGCAAATTGTGCCTCTCGACCTGCAATCCGTCTCGACGCAGCTCGTTGAAGCTCGGCACGCTCCAAACGTCGGCCGCGATGCCGAAGTCGTCGTCGAGCAGGCGAGCGGCCGCGATCACTTCGCGCAGAATCGATCCACAGCCCAGCAGCTGCACCACGGGCCGCTTCTTCCTGCCCTTGCGGGTCTTTGTTGCGGCGCTTGCGTCAGCCAGCAGGTACATGCCCTTGCGGATGGCCGCTTCGGCGCCTTTCGGCATGGCGGGCTGGGGGTAGTTTTCGTTGAGCAGCGTAAGGTAGTAAAAGACGCTCTCGTGCTCTTGGTACATGCGGCGCAGCCCATCCTGCATGATCACCGCGACCTCGTACGCGAAGGTGGGGTCGTAGGCAACGCAGTTGGGGACAGCAGCCGCGGCCACGTGGCTCGAGCCGTCCTGATGCTGCAGGCCCTCGCCGTTGAGGGTCGTGCGTCCTGACGTAGCGCCCAACAGAAAGCCGCGGGTCTGCATGTCGGCGGCAGCCCAGATCAGATCGCCCACGCGCTGGAAGCCGAACATCGAGTAGAAGATGTAGAACGGAATCAGTGGCAGGCCGTGATTGGCGTAGGCGTTGCCCGCGGCGATCCATGAGCACATGGCTCCTGCTTCGCTGATCCCCTCCTGCAGGATCTGCCCTTTCCTTTGCTCGCGGTAGGACGCGATCTGTCCTTCGTCCACCGGCTGATAGAGCTGGCCGCTCGGTGCGTAGATGCCGACCTGTCGAAACATCCCCTCCATGCCGAAGGTGCGCGCTTCATCGGCCACGATGGGAACCAGCAGCTGCTTGAGGTTCTTGTCCCGGGTGAGCTGCATCAGCACCCGCACGAAGGCCATGGTGGTGGATAGCTCGCGCTCGCCGCTGCTCTCGATCAGACCCTTGAAGCGCGATAGCTCGGGCACTTCGATACTCGGGCTGCGATCGGCGCGAGCCGGCAGATATCCTCCCAGCGCCCTGCGGCGATCGTGCAGGTAGCGCAGCTCCTTCGAGTCCTCGGCCGGCCGCACGAAGGCGACCGAGTCGACCTGCTCGTCGCTGACCGGCAGACCAAAGCGGTCCCGAAACGTCCGGAGGGCGTCGCTGCCCATCTTCTTTTGTTGATGCGTGATATTGAGCGACTCGCCGGCTTCTCCCATGCCGAAGCCCTTGATGCTCTTGACGAGGATGACCGTCGGTTGGCCCGAGTGCTTCACGGCAGCCTGGTAGGCTGCGTAGACCTTGGTTGGATCGTGGCCGCCGCGCCGCAAGGCCCAAAGCTCGTCATCGGACATGCCGGCCACTAGATCGCGAAGCTCGGGATACTTGCCGAAGAAGTGCTCCCGAATGAATGCGCCGTCCCGGGCGCGGTAGAGCTGGTAGTCCCCGTCGACCGCCTCTTCCATCCGCTTCGTGAGCAGGCCCTGGTGATCGCGGGCGAACAGCTCGTCCCAGCCGCTGCCCCAAATGACCTTGATCACGTTCCAGCCCGCTCCGCGGAACACCGCCTCCAGTTCCTGGATGATCTTGCTGTTGCCTCGCACCGGCCCGTCCAGCCGCTGCAGATTGCAATTGATCACGAAGATCAGGTCTTCGAGCTCTTCGCGCGCGGCAAGGGAGATGGCGCCCAGGGATTCCGGCTCGTCCATCTCTCCATCGCCCAGGAAGGCCCACACCTTGCGTCCCGCCGTCTGCGCGAGACCCCGGTGCTGCAGATACCTCATGAAGCGTGCCTGGTAGATGGCCTGGATGGAGGTCAGGCCCATGGACACGGTGGGGAATTGCCAGAACTCCGGCATCAACCAGGGGTGGGGATACGAAGACAACCCGCGCCGGCCGGACTCTTGGCGGAAGTTGGCCAGCTGCTCTTCGCTAAGGCGCCCCTCGAGAAACGCCCTGGCATAGATCCCGGGTGAGCTGTGCCCCTGGAAGTAAATGAGGTCGCCTCCGTGCTCCTGACTCGGTGCGCGGAAGAAGTGGTTGAAGCCCACCTCCCAGAGCGTAGCGACCGAGGCGTAGCTCGCGATGTGCCCCCCGACATTGCCACCGTTGCGGTTGGCCTTGACCACCATCGCCATCGCGTTCCACCGGATGTAGGTCTCGATGGCTTGCTCGATCTCGAGATCGCCGGGGTAGGCCGGCTGGAGGTCGGCGGGGATGGTGTTCTTGTAGGAAGTAGTTGCACTGTACGGAATGTAGGCACCCGCGTTGCGAGCCCTGTCCACCAGCGCGTCGATCAGGAAATGGGCCCGCTCGGGGCCTTCTCGCTCCAGGACGGCTCCCAAGGCGCCAAGCCATTCTTCGGTTTCGGTGGGGTCGAGGTCTGAGTGATCCGCGTTCGATTCCATGAACTCTCCGCACGGGGGTAGGAACAGTACACGAGCAACCCGACCCCGGCTTCATTGGATCGCGGGCTCGGTCCGACGTTGCAGGGATTGGCTGTCTGCGCTTTTGCGGTGGCGCACTGACAACAGGGCTAGTGCAGACCCAGCCTGCGTCAAGCCAAGACGGTGCGAATGGGGTCGGCGTGGGGTCCATGCTCGGCCGGTTTTCTGTGTATATGTGCAGTGGTCTCGCGGCGCGCAGCAGGGCGCGCAACAGGAGGCGGCTGCGGCTGGGCCGCTGACTCATCAGACCGTTGGCGCGGTCTCGTTGAAGGTCCACTCGGGGCTGTCTTGGATGGCGCGGCGGAGCTCCCAGTCGTCGCGCAGCAGTGCAACCACGCGCTGGTCCTGGTCGATCACGGCCCCGGCGATCCGTTTTGCGCGCAGTTGTTCGGGATTGGTGGGGC
This DNA window, taken from Pseudomonadota bacterium, encodes the following:
- a CDS encoding 2-oxo acid dehydrogenase subunit E2; translated protein: MTQLAEVKVPDLGDFEDVPISDVHVSVGDRVEAEDSLVTLESDKATMDVPAPSAGTIREIKVKVGDRVSSDHVIALLEAAAAAGAGIETGIESSPEPPPAPTPSEPVSTVSSQAASVSERAATAGPTLPASEAVPSAATAPVSPAPAQARTSATGNGEVHASPAVRRFARQFEIDLERVTPTGRRGRVTLEDVELVVKRQIEQARRGGLGLPEMPEVDFAEFGAIERKPLSRIKRISGPSLQRSWLHVPHVTQHDEADITDLEQFRQQNKQAAKEQGFNLTPLAFIMKACVATLKAYPEVNSSLDRDGQHLVYKQYFHFGVAVDTPDGLVVPVVRDVDGKSIMDIARELAETSAAAREGKLRLDQIRGASFTISSLGGIGGTAFTPIVNAPEVAILGVSRAVHKPVYRDGEFAPRLMLPLALSYDHRVIDGALAARVTTHLCAMLSDIRRILMLG
- the aceE gene encoding pyruvate dehydrogenase (acetyl-transferring), homodimeric type; the protein is MESNADHSDLDPTETEEWLGALGAVLEREGPERAHFLIDALVDRARNAGAYIPYSATTSYKNTIPADLQPAYPGDLEIEQAIETYIRWNAMAMVVKANRNGGNVGGHIASYASVATLWEVGFNHFFRAPSQEHGGDLIYFQGHSSPGIYARAFLEGRLSEEQLANFRQESGRRGLSSYPHPWLMPEFWQFPTVSMGLTSIQAIYQARFMRYLQHRGLAQTAGRKVWAFLGDGEMDEPESLGAISLAAREELEDLIFVINCNLQRLDGPVRGNSKIIQELEAVFRGAGWNVIKVIWGSGWDELFARDHQGLLTKRMEEAVDGDYQLYRARDGAFIREHFFGKYPELRDLVAGMSDDELWALRRGGHDPTKVYAAYQAAVKHSGQPTVILVKSIKGFGMGEAGESLNITHQQKKMGSDALRTFRDRFGLPVSDEQVDSVAFVRPAEDSKELRYLHDRRRALGGYLPARADRSPSIEVPELSRFKGLIESSGERELSTTMAFVRVLMQLTRDKNLKQLLVPIVADEARTFGMEGMFRQVGIYAPSGQLYQPVDEGQIASYREQRKGQILQEGISEAGAMCSWIAAGNAYANHGLPLIPFYIFYSMFGFQRVGDLIWAAADMQTRGFLLGATSGRTTLNGEGLQHQDGSSHVAAAAVPNCVAYDPTFAYEVAVIMQDGLRRMYQEHESVFYYLTLLNENYPQPAMPKGAEAAIRKGMYLLADASAATKTRKGRKKRPVVQLLGCGSILREVIAAARLLDDDFGIAADVWSVPSFNELRRDGLQVERHNLLRPTAKQRSTYVEQCLAKRQGPVIASSDYVRAFADQIRPFVPRRYITLGTDGFGRSDTRERLRDFFEVDRRYVTVAALRALAEEDKIDNARVDEALKRYAIDPDKPDPWTT